A window from Chryseobacterium vaccae encodes these proteins:
- a CDS encoding glycosyltransferase family 2 protein translates to MSKKLAVAILNWNGRKWLEQFLPNVVRFSQEADIYVIDNLSTDDSIPFLKAHYPEVKIIKNDKNYGFAGGYNAGLKEVQNEYYCLLNSDVEVTENWIDPVMKVFEKDASIAAVQPKILSFNNKKYFEFAGAGGGLIDNLGYSYCRGRVFDDLEEDKGQYDDETEIFWASGCCLFIRSKDFWEQEGFDARFFAHQEEIDLCWRLINSGKKIFYTGQSKVYHVGGGTLNKQSAQKTYLNIRNNLSMMLKNLPFPRLIWLIFFRLCLDGVAGIYFGLKQGFPHLWAVVRAHFGFYGQAAGTWKLRQKNQKDEFYQTKWLIFTHFLGGKK, encoded by the coding sequence ATGTCCAAAAAATTAGCAGTTGCCATCCTGAACTGGAACGGCAGAAAATGGCTTGAACAGTTTCTTCCCAATGTCGTCCGATTTTCTCAGGAAGCTGACATTTATGTGATCGATAATCTTTCTACTGATGATTCTATCCCATTTCTGAAGGCTCACTACCCTGAGGTGAAGATCATTAAGAACGATAAGAATTATGGGTTTGCAGGCGGATATAATGCAGGTTTGAAAGAAGTTCAGAACGAATACTACTGTCTCCTTAATTCCGATGTAGAAGTTACTGAAAACTGGATAGATCCGGTGATGAAAGTATTTGAGAAAGATGCTTCCATTGCTGCAGTACAACCTAAAATTCTTTCTTTTAACAATAAGAAATATTTTGAATTTGCCGGAGCTGGTGGTGGTCTTATTGATAATTTAGGATATTCTTACTGCCGCGGGCGCGTTTTTGATGATCTGGAAGAAGATAAGGGCCAATATGATGATGAGACGGAGATCTTCTGGGCATCCGGCTGCTGTCTTTTCATACGTTCCAAAGATTTTTGGGAGCAGGAAGGTTTTGATGCACGATTTTTCGCCCATCAGGAAGAAATTGATCTCTGCTGGAGATTGATCAACTCAGGTAAAAAAATTTTTTATACGGGACAATCCAAAGTATATCATGTAGGCGGAGGAACACTGAATAAACAAAGTGCTCAGAAAACGTATCTCAATATCAGGAACAATCTTTCCATGATGCTGAAAAACTTACCTTTTCCAAGGCTGATCTGGCTGATCTTTTTCAGGCTTTGCCTAGACGGTGTCGCCGGGATCTATTTTGGCTTAAAACAAGGCTTTCCGCATCTTTGGGCTGTTGTAAGGGCACACTTCGGGTTTTACGGGCAGGCAGCCGGAACATGGAAGCTCCGTCAGAAAAACCAGAAAGATGAATTTTACCAGACGAAATGGTTGATTTTCACCCATTTTTTAGGTGGAAAAAAATAG
- a CDS encoding aldehyde dehydrogenase — protein MEIQDVISSQREFFKTQQTKSIPFRKMYLEKLRDVIIKNDGLLYEAIDRDFGKSKFDTLTTEISFVLNDIDYYLKNLNSLSKPKKVRTNLVNQIGKSRIYQDPLGCVLVIGAWNYPYQLSLSPMIAAIAAGNCCILKPSEIAFHTMKAMAKVINENFPSEYLYVYEGGIEETTELLKSRFDKIFFTGSTKVGKIIYKAAAEHLTPVVLELGGKSPVIITKHANLEIAAKRIVWGKFLNAGQTCVAPDYLLVEESVEEQFIEMLRKFIREFQYEPDSPQYTRIINSRNFQRLIRLIDSEKVYFGGNFNEEKLYIEPTILHPVTWEDSIMEEEIFGPILPVISFKNFNTVLNTIVEMEKPLAAYLFTSNAEEKGLFTRKLSFGGGCINDVVMHLSNDHLPFGGTGASGIGNYHGKYGFEAFSHQKSVLEKATWGEPDIKYPPYSDKKLSWIRKLL, from the coding sequence ATGGAGATTCAGGACGTTATATCCAGCCAAAGAGAGTTTTTTAAAACCCAGCAGACTAAAAGCATTCCGTTCAGGAAAATGTATCTTGAAAAACTGCGGGATGTTATCATAAAAAATGATGGGCTTTTGTACGAAGCAATTGATAGGGACTTTGGTAAATCGAAGTTTGATACCTTAACAACTGAGATTTCTTTTGTACTGAATGATATTGATTATTATCTCAAAAATCTCAACTCGCTTTCAAAACCGAAAAAAGTCAGGACCAATCTAGTCAATCAGATCGGGAAAAGCAGGATTTATCAGGATCCTTTGGGATGTGTTCTGGTGATTGGGGCCTGGAATTATCCTTATCAGCTTTCACTTTCTCCTATGATTGCTGCCATAGCCGCAGGAAACTGCTGCATTCTGAAACCCAGTGAAATTGCGTTCCATACTATGAAAGCAATGGCAAAGGTTATTAATGAAAACTTTCCTTCAGAGTATCTGTATGTGTACGAAGGTGGTATAGAGGAAACTACAGAATTACTGAAATCCAGATTTGACAAAATATTCTTCACCGGAAGCACTAAAGTAGGCAAAATCATCTACAAAGCAGCAGCTGAACATCTGACACCGGTTGTTCTTGAATTAGGCGGAAAATCACCTGTTATCATAACGAAACATGCCAATCTGGAAATAGCAGCCAAAAGAATTGTGTGGGGAAAATTTCTGAATGCCGGACAAACCTGTGTAGCCCCGGATTATTTACTTGTAGAAGAATCTGTAGAAGAGCAATTCATAGAAATGCTCAGGAAATTTATCCGGGAGTTTCAATATGAACCTGATTCACCACAATATACCCGGATTATTAATAGCAGAAATTTTCAGAGACTGATCCGTCTTATTGATTCAGAGAAGGTCTATTTCGGAGGAAATTTCAATGAAGAAAAACTGTATATAGAACCTACTATTCTGCATCCTGTTACCTGGGAAGACTCTATCATGGAGGAAGAGATTTTTGGTCCGATTCTTCCTGTAATCAGCTTTAAAAATTTCAATACAGTCCTCAATACTATTGTAGAAATGGAAAAACCGCTTGCGGCCTATCTTTTTACCAGTAACGCAGAAGAAAAAGGACTGTTCACACGAAAACTCTCTTTTGGAGGTGGCTGCATCAATGATGTAGTGATGCATTTAAGTAATGATCATCTTCCATTTGGGGGAACCGGAGCATCCGGCATCGGAAATTATCACGGGAAATATGGTTTTGAAGCATTTTCACACCAAAAATCCGTTCTGGAAAAAGCAACCTGGGGCGAACCGGATATTAAATATCCGCCGTATTCTGATAAAAAATTGAGTTGGATCAGGAAATTGCTGTAA
- a CDS encoding 3'-5' exonuclease: MDFCAIDFETATHEKSSACEMGICVVQDSKIVETKTWLIKPPSFPYFSRFNIDVHGINPEDVKDAPTFDEIWYEAEEMMYGSLMIAHNAGFDANVLRGCLEHYGMFTPKLNYLCSIQLAKKSWNYLPKYGLKPLAEYHNIQFNHHRAGADAEVCAKISLLAFEKLFLTTNEEVNDVMKAKIKKL, translated from the coding sequence ATGGATTTCTGCGCAATAGATTTTGAAACAGCTACCCATGAAAAAAGCTCAGCCTGTGAGATGGGAATCTGTGTGGTTCAGGATTCTAAAATTGTGGAAACCAAAACGTGGCTGATTAAACCTCCAAGTTTTCCTTATTTCAGCCGATTCAACATTGATGTACACGGGATAAACCCCGAGGATGTAAAGGATGCTCCTACTTTTGATGAAATCTGGTATGAAGCGGAAGAGATGATGTACGGAAGCCTGATGATTGCCCACAATGCCGGTTTTGATGCCAATGTATTAAGGGGATGCCTTGAGCATTACGGAATGTTTACTCCCAAGCTGAATTATCTGTGCAGCATACAGCTGGCTAAAAAATCATGGAATTATCTTCCGAAATACGGACTAAAGCCTCTTGCAGAATACCATAATATTCAATTTAATCATCACCGGGCGGGTGCTGACGCCGAGGTATGCGCCAAAATCTCATTACTGGCCTTTGAAAAGCTGTTTCTGACCACTAATGAGGAAGTGAATGATGTAATGAAGGCCAAGATTAAAAAGCTTTAA
- the rplI gene encoding 50S ribosomal protein L9: MEIILKKDVENLGLEFDTVNVKPGYARNFLIPQGFALLATPKNKAALEATLEARKEEEAKLIAAANGVVEQLKKTSITIPAKVGAGDKLFGSINNADLAEVLGKAGVSVDKKYIKIPGNTIKRTGKFSALIRLHRNVEYNYEFDIVSDAPVEAPVPKKEEVKSEEA; this comes from the coding sequence ATGGAAATTATCCTAAAAAAAGACGTAGAAAACTTAGGACTTGAGTTTGATACAGTAAACGTAAAGCCAGGTTATGCTAGAAACTTCCTAATCCCTCAAGGATTTGCTCTTTTAGCTACTCCAAAAAACAAGGCTGCTTTAGAAGCTACTCTTGAAGCTAGAAAAGAAGAAGAAGCTAAATTAATCGCTGCTGCAAACGGTGTAGTTGAGCAATTAAAGAAAACTTCTATTACTATTCCTGCAAAAGTAGGTGCTGGTGATAAACTATTCGGTTCTATCAACAATGCTGATCTAGCTGAAGTTTTAGGAAAAGCTGGTGTTTCTGTAGATAAGAAATACATCAAGATTCCTGGTAACACGATCAAAAGAACTGGTAAATTCTCAGCTCTTATCAGACTTCACAGAAATGTTGAGTACAACTATGAGTTTGATATCGTATCTGATGCTCCGGTTGAAGCTCCTGTTCCTAAGAAGGAAGAAGTTAAATCTGAAGAAGCTTAA
- a CDS encoding 2-oxoglutarate dehydrogenase E1 component, whose protein sequence is MDRFSFLNAAHSQLIEDLYQQYLKFPDSLEPSWKAFFQGFDFALENYGDDDNIQYIQAPASTVPAVQQISQAVAGGEVPEHIKKEFKVVNLIEAYRTRGHLFTKTNPVRERRHYTPTLDIENFGLSKEDLNTKFNCAVETGMKEPATLADLIKHLENIYCDSIGVEYMHINNVEEKDFIKRWLQVNENHPSLSANEKTEILLKLNQAVAFESYLHTKFVGQKRFSLEGGETLIPALDQLISRSSQLGVDEVVLGMAHRGRLNVLSNIFGKSYKQIFSEFEGKEFEEDVFSGDVKYHLGSSKKVKTASGEEVCINLTPNPSHLETVAALVEGICRAKVDDKYKEYSKVLPIIIHGDGAIAGQGIAYEVAQMMTLEGYRTGGTVHIVVNNQVSFTTNFHDARSSTYCTDIAKVTESPVMHVNADDAEAVVHAMHFAADFRAKFGKDVYIDLLGYRKYGHNEGDEPRFTQPNLYKAISKHPNPREIYKEKLINDSVISNDIIKKMEVDFKALLDKDFDASKEIEKNVMDVFMAEDWIKYPIGKRGAVQLPVDTKYDLAKLKELALKMSTLPEDKKFINKITRLFENRIKAIEGNSLDWALGEWLAYATLLVEGHNVRISGEDVERGTFSHRHAVVKTEDTEEEYIPLRHVSESRFDVYNSHLSEYGVLGFDYGYAMASPNTLTIWEAQFGDFVNGAQIIVDQYLAAAEEKWKIQDGLVMLLPHGSEGQGAEHSSARLERFLTLCANENMVVANITSPANYFHLLRRQLKWAFRKPLVVMSPKSLLRHPKVVSPLEDFATGSFQPILDDPTADPKKVEKLVLCSGKLYFELLAKKEELNCENIALVRFEQLYPLQTDAIEAIFSKYENRKQLVWAQEEPENMGAWSYILRNFRNTGIEVIAPVPSGTPAPGSHKMFEKNQNAVINRVFDRDDAPAKRPVTA, encoded by the coding sequence ATGGACAGATTTTCATTCCTAAACGCAGCTCATTCTCAGTTAATTGAGGATTTATACCAACAGTACTTAAAATTCCCGGATTCTTTAGAGCCATCATGGAAAGCCTTTTTTCAAGGTTTCGATTTTGCTTTGGAGAACTATGGAGATGACGATAACATCCAATACATCCAGGCTCCGGCCAGCACTGTACCGGCAGTACAGCAGATCTCTCAGGCTGTAGCAGGCGGAGAGGTTCCTGAGCACATCAAAAAAGAATTCAAAGTAGTAAACCTTATCGAGGCTTACAGAACAAGAGGGCACCTGTTTACCAAAACAAACCCGGTTAGAGAAAGAAGACATTATACTCCTACTTTAGACATTGAGAACTTCGGTCTTTCTAAAGAGGATTTAAATACGAAATTTAACTGTGCTGTTGAAACAGGAATGAAAGAACCTGCAACATTAGCAGACCTTATCAAGCACCTGGAAAATATTTACTGCGATTCTATCGGAGTGGAATATATGCACATCAACAATGTTGAGGAAAAAGATTTCATCAAAAGATGGCTTCAGGTTAACGAAAACCATCCAAGTCTTTCTGCCAATGAAAAAACAGAAATCTTATTAAAATTAAATCAGGCGGTAGCCTTTGAAAGTTACCTTCACACTAAATTTGTAGGACAGAAAAGATTTTCACTGGAAGGAGGGGAGACTTTAATCCCTGCTTTGGATCAGCTGATCTCAAGATCTTCTCAACTGGGAGTAGATGAAGTAGTATTAGGAATGGCTCACAGAGGAAGATTGAATGTATTATCCAATATCTTCGGAAAATCATACAAACAGATCTTCTCAGAATTTGAAGGAAAAGAATTTGAAGAAGACGTATTCTCTGGTGATGTTAAATATCACTTAGGATCATCTAAAAAAGTAAAAACAGCTTCAGGAGAAGAAGTTTGCATCAACCTTACTCCGAACCCTTCTCACCTTGAAACAGTAGCAGCTCTTGTAGAAGGGATCTGCCGTGCAAAGGTTGATGATAAATATAAAGAATATTCTAAGGTTTTACCAATCATCATCCACGGTGACGGTGCTATCGCAGGTCAGGGAATTGCTTATGAAGTAGCTCAGATGATGACTTTGGAAGGATACAGAACGGGAGGAACGGTGCACATTGTAGTAAACAACCAGGTGTCTTTCACCACTAACTTCCATGATGCAAGATCTTCAACTTACTGTACAGACATTGCAAAAGTTACAGAATCTCCTGTAATGCACGTAAATGCTGACGATGCGGAAGCAGTTGTTCATGCAATGCACTTTGCTGCTGATTTCAGAGCAAAATTCGGGAAAGATGTTTATATCGATCTTTTAGGATACAGAAAATACGGTCACAACGAAGGAGATGAGCCAAGATTTACTCAGCCTAATCTATACAAGGCGATTTCTAAACACCCGAATCCAAGAGAAATTTATAAAGAGAAATTAATCAACGACAGCGTTATTTCCAACGATATCATCAAGAAGATGGAAGTAGATTTCAAAGCACTTTTAGATAAAGACTTTGATGCTTCCAAAGAGATCGAGAAAAACGTAATGGATGTATTCATGGCTGAAGACTGGATAAAATATCCAATCGGAAAGAGAGGAGCGGTTCAGTTACCGGTTGATACAAAATATGACTTAGCAAAGCTGAAGGAACTGGCTCTTAAAATGTCAACTCTTCCTGAAGATAAAAAGTTTATCAATAAAATTACAAGACTTTTCGAAAACCGTATCAAGGCTATTGAAGGAAATTCATTAGACTGGGCACTAGGAGAGTGGTTGGCTTATGCTACACTTCTCGTGGAAGGTCACAACGTAAGAATCTCCGGAGAAGATGTGGAAAGAGGTACTTTCTCTCACAGACATGCCGTAGTTAAAACAGAAGATACAGAAGAAGAGTATATCCCTCTAAGACATGTTTCAGAAAGCAGATTTGATGTATACAACTCTCATCTTTCAGAATACGGAGTTTTAGGATTTGATTATGGATATGCAATGGCTTCTCCTAATACATTAACAATCTGGGAAGCTCAGTTCGGAGACTTCGTGAACGGTGCTCAGATCATTGTAGATCAATATCTGGCAGCAGCAGAAGAAAAATGGAAGATTCAGGATGGATTGGTGATGCTTTTACCTCATGGTTCAGAAGGACAGGGAGCAGAACACTCTTCAGCAAGACTGGAAAGATTCCTTACTCTTTGTGCCAACGAAAATATGGTTGTAGCGAATATTACTTCACCAGCCAACTACTTCCACCTATTAAGAAGACAGCTGAAATGGGCATTCAGAAAGCCATTGGTAGTAATGAGCCCTAAATCTTTATTAAGACATCCGAAAGTGGTTTCTCCACTTGAAGATTTTGCAACAGGTTCATTCCAGCCAATCTTAGATGATCCTACAGCAGATCCTAAAAAAGTAGAGAAATTGGTTCTTTGTTCAGGTAAACTGTATTTCGAACTATTAGCGAAGAAAGAAGAACTGAACTGTGAAAATATTGCATTAGTGAGATTCGAACAGTTATATCCGCTTCAGACGGATGCTATCGAAGCAATCTTCAGCAAATATGAGAACAGAAAACAATTGGTATGGGCACAGGAAGAGCCAGAAAATATGGGTGCCTGGTCTTATATCCTGAGAAACTTCAGAAATACAGGAATTGAGGTTATTGCTCCGGTACCAAGTGGTACTCCTGCTCCGGGAAGCCATAAAATGTTCGAAAAGAACCAGAATGCTGTAATCAACAGAGTTTTCGACAGAGATGATGCTCCTGCAAAAAGACCTGTAACAGCTTAA
- a CDS encoding lysophospholipid acyltransferase family protein — protein sequence MNFLIKILFLISRLPLKVLYIFSDVMFFLNYYFVGYRKKVITQNLRNSFPDKSEEEIRKIKKKFYRNFSDYLVETIKSFSISETESRVRMQHINQELFHEAKAEGKNIILLAGHVFNWEWINALAKVIPQKHSHPVYRKVNSDFWENQMKKVRNKFGNEALEANEVIMNIFRSKNDGSSAYMFVADQTPHVAHVNYGLDFLNQRTPAFIGYDKLATRMDLVFIYCEMKKVKRGYYQVNYHRIYPDGEKFVEHEVVKKFHKLLENTLHKRPDNYLWSHRKWKYKDSIKTFDSEKI from the coding sequence ATGAATTTCTTAATCAAAATATTATTCCTCATTTCCCGACTTCCGCTTAAGGTATTGTATATTTTTTCGGACGTTATGTTTTTCCTAAATTATTATTTTGTAGGATACAGGAAGAAGGTCATTACACAGAATCTACGCAATTCTTTTCCTGATAAATCTGAAGAGGAGATCAGAAAAATAAAAAAAAAATTCTATCGTAATTTCTCAGACTATCTTGTTGAGACCATTAAATCATTCAGTATTTCTGAGACGGAATCAAGAGTCAGAATGCAGCATATCAACCAGGAATTGTTTCATGAAGCTAAAGCAGAAGGTAAAAATATCATTCTTCTTGCAGGACATGTTTTTAACTGGGAATGGATTAATGCGCTGGCCAAAGTTATTCCCCAGAAACACTCTCATCCTGTATATAGAAAGGTAAACAGCGATTTCTGGGAAAATCAGATGAAGAAGGTCCGTAATAAATTCGGGAATGAGGCGCTGGAAGCCAATGAGGTGATCATGAATATCTTCAGATCTAAAAATGACGGTAGTTCAGCGTATATGTTTGTGGCAGACCAAACCCCTCATGTTGCTCATGTTAATTACGGGTTGGATTTCTTAAACCAGAGAACACCTGCTTTTATCGGCTACGATAAACTGGCGACCAGAATGGATCTTGTTTTTATCTACTGTGAAATGAAAAAGGTAAAACGAGGGTATTATCAGGTCAATTATCACAGAATTTATCCGGATGGAGAAAAATTTGTTGAACATGAAGTGGTAAAAAAGTTCCATAAGCTTTTAGAAAATACACTTCATAAGAGACCGGATAATTATCTATGGTCACACAGAAAGTGGAAATACAAGGATTCTATCAAAACATTTGATTCTGAAAAAATATAG
- the apaG gene encoding Co2+/Mg2+ efflux protein ApaG: protein MMFSKVTSNIKVSVIPEYDSKNSYPSENRYVFKYTITIENDGLFPIKVLKRKWLIFDVGFGYTEIIGDGVIGLTPEISAGENFAYFSNVMLRSGVGSMSGKYQVKNMETQEIFDIDIPKFNLLSEVLSN, encoded by the coding sequence ATGATGTTTTCAAAAGTGACCTCTAATATCAAAGTTTCAGTAATTCCTGAATATGATAGTAAAAACAGTTATCCATCTGAAAACCGCTATGTCTTTAAATATACGATCACCATTGAAAATGACGGATTGTTCCCGATTAAGGTGCTTAAAAGAAAATGGCTGATCTTTGACGTAGGTTTTGGATATACCGAGATTATAGGTGACGGAGTAATCGGGCTAACCCCTGAGATCTCCGCAGGCGAAAATTTCGCTTATTTCTCCAATGTAATGCTCCGTTCCGGAGTAGGAAGTATGAGCGGAAAATACCAGGTTAAAAATATGGAAACGCAGGAAATATTCGATATTGATATTCCTAAGTTTAACCTGTTGTCGGAAGTTTTAAGCAATTAA
- the odhB gene encoding 2-oxoglutarate dehydrogenase complex dihydrolipoyllysine-residue succinyltransferase, which translates to MSVLEMKVPSPGESITEVEIATWLVKDGDYVEKDQPIAEVDSDKATLELPAEQSGIITLKAEEGDVVQVGQVVCLIDMDAARPEGAAPAAEAPKQEEAPKAAEPAKQEAPKPAAPVAAPQTYATGAPSPAAKKILDEKGMDAGQVSGTGRDGRITKTDAELAAVPALGGNPLTATGSRSTTTTKLSVLRRKIAQRLVSVKNETAMLTTFNEVDMSEIFRLRKLYKEEFAQKHGVGLGFMSFFTKAVTRALQMYPDVNASIDGDFKVNYDFCDISIAVSGPKGLMVPVLRNAENMSFSAVEANIKDLATKVRDGKITVDEMTGGTFTITNGGTFGSMMSTPIINPPQSAILGMHNIIQRPVAVDGQVVIRPMMYVAMSYDHRIIDGKESVGFLVAVKEGIDNPVGVLMGGDERKGLGL; encoded by the coding sequence ATGTCAGTTTTAGAAATGAAAGTTCCTTCACCGGGCGAATCCATTACAGAAGTTGAAATTGCAACTTGGCTTGTAAAAGATGGTGATTATGTAGAAAAAGATCAACCTATCGCTGAAGTAGACTCAGATAAAGCAACCCTGGAATTACCTGCAGAACAAAGTGGTATTATCACTTTAAAAGCAGAAGAAGGTGATGTAGTACAAGTAGGTCAGGTAGTTTGTTTAATTGATATGGATGCTGCAAGACCAGAAGGTGCTGCACCTGCTGCTGAAGCTCCAAAACAGGAAGAAGCTCCGAAAGCTGCTGAACCTGCTAAACAAGAGGCTCCGAAGCCAGCAGCTCCGGTTGCTGCTCCACAAACTTATGCTACAGGAGCTCCATCTCCGGCTGCTAAGAAAATCCTTGATGAAAAAGGAATGGATGCAGGACAGGTTTCAGGTACAGGAAGAGACGGAAGAATCACTAAAACTGATGCTGAATTAGCGGCTGTTCCTGCGTTAGGTGGAAACCCTCTTACAGCAACAGGATCAAGATCTACAACAACAACAAAACTTTCTGTTCTTAGAAGAAAAATCGCTCAGAGATTAGTTTCTGTAAAGAATGAAACAGCGATGTTAACAACTTTCAACGAAGTTGACATGTCTGAAATCTTCAGATTAAGAAAACTATATAAAGAAGAATTTGCTCAGAAGCATGGAGTAGGACTTGGTTTCATGTCTTTCTTCACTAAAGCAGTTACAAGAGCTCTTCAGATGTACCCGGATGTAAATGCATCTATTGACGGAGATTTCAAAGTAAACTATGATTTCTGTGATATTTCAATTGCAGTTTCAGGTCCTAAAGGATTGATGGTTCCTGTATTGAGAAATGCAGAAAACATGTCTTTCAGTGCGGTTGAAGCCAACATTAAAGATCTTGCTACAAAAGTAAGAGACGGGAAAATTACAGTTGACGAAATGACTGGTGGTACTTTCACCATTACAAACGGTGGTACTTTCGGATCTATGATGTCTACCCCAATCATCAACCCTCCTCAATCTGCAATCCTTGGTATGCACAACATTATCCAGAGACCGGTTGCTGTTGACGGACAAGTAGTGATCAGACCAATGATGTACGTTGCGATGTCTTATGACCACAGAATTATCGACGGAAAAGAATCTGTAGGATTCCTTGTTGCGGTAAAAGAAGGTATCGACAATCCTGTTGGAGTATTAATGGGAGGTGACGAAAGAAAAGGCCTTGGATTATAA
- a CDS encoding SRPBCC domain-containing protein produces MMRFFKITAVILVLLVGAYAASMYYFVDENKDFKIEKEIDYPIDKVFSQFNNLQHFTRWNNFFTSSPSIDIDYYTPYEGQGSAISYVDPKNDTDGEMFIRYENPNRSLRYQLFEDRNENPTVVDVKFKAVSAEKTRIIWNVHTPKLSVLRRVENFWTEDRFAENIDKSMVNLKNVLGNKVEKDNQMAAIKYDSLMVENEEDKVLLGTNVSASNKKDALYENIVMNYSKVYNYVTMDLGKKEDEFGYPVLVTDADNYKDKEISYFLGIPLSKKIGVTDNNFNFRTVNPSQNYVMYYKGSYEGRIRAIQQLIQKAKKDEMRFGDIRMTFIERPVEGQEVNVKLSLSVFK; encoded by the coding sequence ATGATGCGTTTTTTTAAAATAACAGCCGTAATTCTTGTTCTTCTGGTAGGAGCTTATGCTGCTTCCATGTATTATTTTGTGGATGAAAACAAGGACTTTAAAATTGAAAAAGAGATTGATTATCCCATTGATAAAGTCTTTTCCCAGTTTAATAATCTGCAGCATTTTACCCGATGGAACAACTTTTTTACAAGTTCGCCGTCTATTGATATTGATTATTATACTCCTTATGAAGGACAGGGAAGTGCAATCAGTTATGTAGACCCTAAAAACGATACAGACGGAGAAATGTTCATCCGTTATGAAAATCCGAACAGATCGTTAAGATATCAGCTTTTTGAGGACCGTAATGAAAATCCTACAGTGGTAGACGTTAAATTTAAAGCTGTCTCTGCTGAAAAAACCAGGATTATCTGGAATGTACATACTCCAAAACTTTCTGTTCTGAGAAGGGTTGAGAATTTCTGGACCGAAGACCGTTTTGCCGAAAATATCGATAAAAGCATGGTCAACCTGAAAAATGTTCTGGGTAATAAGGTAGAAAAAGACAATCAGATGGCTGCCATTAAATATGACAGTCTTATGGTTGAAAATGAAGAAGATAAAGTGCTTTTGGGAACCAATGTAAGTGCATCCAACAAGAAAGATGCGCTTTACGAAAATATTGTGATGAACTACAGCAAAGTTTACAATTATGTGACAATGGACCTTGGTAAAAAAGAGGATGAATTCGGGTATCCTGTGCTGGTTACAGATGCAGACAATTACAAAGACAAAGAAATATCTTACTTCCTGGGAATCCCGCTTTCCAAGAAGATTGGTGTGACGGATAATAACTTCAATTTCAGAACCGTAAATCCGTCCCAAAATTACGTCATGTACTACAAAGGAAGCTACGAAGGCAGAATAAGGGCAATTCAGCAGCTAATTCAGAAAGCCAAAAAAGACGAGATGCGCTTCGGAGATATCCGTATGACTTTCATTGAGCGTCCGGTAGAAGGGCAGGAAGTGAATGTTAAGCTCTCATTATCAGTGTTTAAGTGA
- a CDS encoding thioredoxin family protein, whose product MKNLVIIAFLGLSTLAFSQDAQKMKEDRMHDNALLVKPDHAELDAKKKAGEEKAKLPKPYDPKADAQADLNKLIAQAKKEGKNIIIQAGGNWCIWCLRFNNFIQTTPELKEIVDKKYLYYHLNYSPDNENPKVFAKYINIKEKQAYPFFIVLDKNGKKIHVLKDSSVLEEGKGYSLEKTKEFFYQWAPKS is encoded by the coding sequence ATGAAAAATTTAGTAATTATTGCTTTTTTGGGATTGAGTACACTGGCTTTTTCTCAAGATGCCCAAAAGATGAAGGAAGACAGAATGCATGACAACGCTCTTCTGGTAAAGCCTGACCATGCTGAACTGGATGCGAAGAAGAAAGCAGGCGAGGAGAAAGCAAAACTTCCTAAACCCTACGATCCGAAAGCTGATGCCCAGGCTGATCTTAATAAATTAATAGCCCAGGCTAAGAAAGAAGGGAAAAATATTATCATCCAGGCGGGAGGAAACTGGTGTATCTGGTGTCTGCGCTTTAATAATTTTATACAGACCACTCCTGAACTGAAGGAAATAGTAGATAAAAAGTATCTGTATTATCACCTGAATTACTCTCCGGATAATGAGAACCCGAAGGTTTTCGCAAAATATATCAATATCAAAGAAAAGCAGGCCTATCCTTTTTTCATTGTTCTGGATAAGAATGGGAAAAAAATTCATGTACTGAAGGACAGTTCAGTTCTTGAAGAAGGAAAGGGGTACAGCCTGGAGAAAACAAAAGAGTTTTTTTATCAATGGGCTCCCAAGTCTTAA